attccttccttcccttccttcaagaagttgttggCTCCTGCATTTGTCACTCTGCAAATTTCTTGGACCACCTTCTCCAGGAATTCTGATCATCAGCCACTTCGTCCTCCATTAAACCATCTTCCAACTTCATCCCACATTTATTCCTCTTCGATCAACCACTTTTTACATTCTTCTTACAATAATCGGACTAACAATTGCGAAGTTACAGTAGAAGCTacttcaaatcaatcatGTTCTCCAAAGCCCTTCTCCCGGCTCTCGCAGTCGTTGGCACTGTCTCTGGTATGTTgtcaatctttccatcaatACGTTCAGAGAGTGGATGTTGTGCATCAGGAGGCACCAGCAGATTGATCAATTCGATCTCTGATGGCGTGCACAAACAGGAGAGTGGTCAATCGAGATGATACAAATACTAACGGGCGTTTTTTCATTTAGCTGCCACAACCGCTTCCGTTTGCTCTCAAGCAACCGCCACCATCAACAGTGCTGCTGATGCCACCGCTTTGGCTGATTGCAAGACCATCTCTGGTGATGTTCTTATCAGTACTTCCGCAGCTGGTACCATTCAACTTGATGGACCTCAACACATCGAAGGTAGCTTGTTGGTCGAGAACAACGGAGCCATCACATCTCTCTCAAGTACTTCTCTCACCACTATCGATGACACTTTCACTTTGAGCAACTTGACTCTCTTGTCCACCCTTCAATTCTCCGACCTCACCGAGATTGGAACCATCGACTGGGCTGCTCTTCCGGCTCTCCCATCTCTCACTTTCACCAATGCCGTTAAAACTGCCAAGAGTGTTACCATCACCAACACTTTCTTGAGCACCCTCGATGGTATCAACTTGAACACCGTTGACACCTtgaacatcaacaacaacaaccgCCTCAAGACCTTCAGCACTCAAGTTGGCAATGTCACCACTCTTCTCAACATCGATTCCAACGGAAAGAGCTTGGATGTTAGCTTCCCTAACTTGATCTGGGCCGCCAACATGACCTTCCGTAACGTTTCCAGTGTCAGCATTCCATCTTTGGCCGTTGTTAACGGATCCCTCGGTTTCTACGAGAACTACTTCACCAGCCTCAACGCACCAAACTTGACATCCGTCGGTAACACTGCCAACGGACAAGGTGGATTGGCTTTCGTTGCTAACCCATCCCTCGCCAACATCACCATCCCTATGCTCGAGACTGTTGGAGGTGCTTTCCAAATTGCCAACAACTCCGCTCTTGATGCTATCAACTTCCCAGAATTGACCCAAGTTGGAGGTGCTATTGATTTCTCTGGAAACTTCACTACGTAAGTTTTTGATCCACGCACGCTCATATTGCGAAGGTTAACTAACACAATTCTTCTAGCCCTGAATTGCCAAAGCTTGACGACGTCAAGGGTGGTTTCAACATGCAATCTACTACATCCATCGACTGCAGTGGATTCAAGTCTGAGCACGACAGCGGTAACATCCAAGGTACCTACACTTGCAAGACTACCGCCAATGCTCAATCTGGAACCACTTCTGGAACTTCAACCGGCTCCTCTTCAAGTGCATCTGCTTCTTCTAGCAAGGGTGCCGCTGTCTCCTACGGTGTCAACGAGGCAGTTATGGGTGCCTCCGTTATCGGAGGTTTCTTGAGCATGTTGTTGTAAATCATTGGGACGTCGGCGTTTTTCCTTTAATTATCACATTAGACCTAATATGCCACGTTCTCTCTTTTTTACACGACTTTTCACAAGCTTTTGAGCGTTTTTCACCTTCATTAGGATCATTAGGGGCGTGTGCTTTGCATATCTATTGCTGTCGAGGTTGCTCTACATGTGCACCTGTTACATTGATGGTATTCAGAAAATTCCATGAAGTTATTTaaggggatggatgggtgggaaACATTAAGCttttgagaagagagaatcCGAAATTGTACATTTGAATATTGTTTCCCCGGAATTGAGAAGTGCagagaataataatgaatCTCTTTTTTAAACCATAATACTATAATGTCTGTCTTTATTTGTTACATGTCCTTGTGTGTTCTCGACCTTGCCaagttttgatttgattcaatgAATCGGTAATTGTAAGATCTACGGTTCATCATGTTATGAAGTTGATTAGAATGCGGGTCTTGTTGATCCTTGAGTTAATTAATGCGGGTCTTGAAATAAGTGACGCTGttgttgtatgtatgtgtatgtatgtcatTGGAGATTGAAATACATTGGGATTGGGTTGATGTTTTTGGTATATTGAGTAATTTATCTATCTTGTGGTTTAATTTCAAGTGTGTTAGTAAGTAGTAGATGTgttggtggatgtggattgCTCTCGTTTAGATTATCTTTCCTCTTGTGTGGTGTGGTatgggagagagagagagagggagagtagtggaatgggaatgggaatgggagaggagaatagggagaggagagtagggagaagagagtagggagaagagaatagggagaagagaatagggagaagagagtagtggaatgggaatgagaaagggaaaggagatAATGGGGgcgaggtgaggtgaggtgaggtgaggtgaggtgaggtgaggtgaggtgagaggGCAAGTAGAAAACAAGGCGGGTAAGGAGGGTTTCgtgaggagatggatataCATAAGATACGTAAGGTAAATCATAAAATAggtgagttgagttgagttgcgatgggatgggatgggtagGTAGCTATGGAAAATCTAGCAAAGTCAGttagtcagtcagtcaaccAGTCAGTCAACCAGTCAGTCAACCAGTCAGTCAACCAGTCAaccagtcagtcagtcagtcagtcaaccAGTCTGTCAACCACTCTACACCATACGATCGATATcagaagattgaaaatcagAAGATCGGATTACAATTTGAATtgagatcaagatcaagatctGGGTATGAGATACATCGGACGGATCGATGGCCATGGAGTGAGTAAGCTGCTTGGAACATATCTTGGGATTATAGCGATACGTAGTTCATATAGATGGGTAGAGGAATGATGTACTCTAGTATATTCAATGGCAGTCTGGCAGATAGATACTATTCATCGTTCTACTGCATAAGCGGATTTCGTATTTCTttgaaaaaagcaaaaaaaaaaaaaatctgaATCCCAAAAAGCATGCTCTAAAATCATTATACAAGTACATGTATaaacgaaaatgaaaatttgtaGTACATCTAGGAATACATCTACATAGGAATACAATATCCAAGGGCAATAATAATGTACTTCATAATCCTTTGGGCAAATTAAAAAGTAGGTAGCTAGATTGCCTCTACAATTTAGCCTTAGGTTGCTTAAGCATAGTATCTGCCACTATTCTCCTTTGAATCTTTCCTGTAGCTGTCTTTGGCATAACATCCGAAAAGTATACCTGTTTTGGCACCTTGAACTTGGCCACTTTATCCGCAACCCATTGCTTCAACTCTGATGCAGTCAATTTTTGATCTGGCTTCAATACGATAGCAACACCAACATCTTGACCATACATTTCATCGGGTATAGCAAAGCTGACGGCTTCGGAAACAGCAGGGTGACGTGCTAGAACATTGTCTAGTTCAATAGGAGAGATCTTCTCGCCTCCTTTATTGATGAGTTCCTTAATGCGGCCGGTGATGAACACATATCTATCTTTATCCATCTTTCCTTGATCACCAGTTCTGAAAAATCCGTCTTCGGTAAACGACTCCTTGTTGGCTTTCTCATTATTGAGATAACCTTTCGTGACATTCTCGCCACGAATAGAAATTTCTCCTTCGGAACCAATTGGGACTTCTTTACCCTCGCCATCGAGAATTCGTACTTCAACTCCTTGACCAATTCCTACAGAACCGGGTTGACGCTTTCCAGGTGGAAGAGGATTGGATGTCATTTGATGAGAGGCTTCTGTCATGGCGTAGGCTTCAAGGACAGGAGCCTTGTATGTTTCTTCCAGGGCGTGAAAAGTGGTTGgagaaagaggggaagaaCATGATCGGATGAATCGAATGTTGGGTTTGGTTGTGGGTGGTGGGTTCTTTAagagaatttgatgaatagTTGGAACTGCAGTATACCAATTTGCTTTGTGTGTAATGAAATCGCTCCAGAATTCGGAAGCAGAGAACTTAAGGGGGACGATGACGGAACCACCAGACATTAATGGAGCTAGGAAACCCGCTAAAAGTCCATGAACATGGAAAAGAGGCATAACAAGCATGGTACGATCTGCAGGAGTAAGCTTGTATGTAGCTTGTATGTTTTTCATAGTTGTAGTGAGGTTCCTGTGTGTCAACGGTACAGCCTTTGGTCTTCCTGTCGTTCCACTGGTATGTAAAACTAAAGCAACATCATCTGGTTGTGCCTGCTCAaccttttgatttcctttccctttcagTTTTCCCTCATCCTTAACATCCAACACAACCTCACTGCCATTCCAGTAACATTCTGCAATGGCTGCATTATATTTTCTCGCGGCCCTCACCGCAGGCCCATCTTTCTGAAACGAATCTTTAGGAACCAGAGCAACTGCAGAGctcaaatcatcaatgtAGAATTCGAATTCCTCTTGCTTGTATGCGGAGTTAAGAGGTGCGGCTATT
Above is a genomic segment from Botrytis cinerea B05.10 chromosome 4, complete sequence containing:
- the Bcpcs60 gene encoding Bcpcs60 is translated as MSAATLANSFSTGNTTTAIIVPGKQPLTITYKQLTAEISSFQKKLAKLGVTPQAAVSIALPNTYEFIIAFLAASWQRGIAAPLNSAYKQEEFEFYIDDLSSAVALVPKDSFQKDGPAVRAARKYNAAIAECYWNGSEVVLDVKDEGKLKGKGNQKVEQAQPDDVALVLHTSGTTGRPKAVPLTHRNLTTTMKNIQATYKLTPADRTMLVMPLFHVHGLLAGFLAPLMSGGSVIVPLKFSASEFWSDFITHKANWYTAVPTIHQILLKNPPPTTKPNIRFIRSCSSPLSPTTFHALEETYKAPVLEAYAMTEASHQMTSNPLPPGKRQPGSVGIGQGVEVRILDGEGKEVPIGSEGEISIRGENVTKGYLNNEKANKESFTEDGFFRTGDQGKMDKDRYVFITGRIKELINKGGEKISPIELDNVLARHPAVSEAVSFAIPDEMYGQDVGVAIVLKPDQKLTASELKQWVADKVAKFKVPKQVYFSDVMPKTATGKIQRRIVADTMLKQPKAKL